The following proteins are encoded in a genomic region of Oryzias latipes chromosome 17, ASM223467v1:
- the LOC101168402 gene encoding ankyrin repeat domain-containing protein 33B-like → MVLIEEEQRKELKVKKNGVAGGVGHHEAMHNANRVSTETTVVCINTTDEAGNESEVSGQDEDEETEADYTRNYWEDEDDIYQEFEELDFEALPDRSDAQSIISDDSFYPPDNSYISHMYRPPTPDSPEPISFFKACCNNNAIIVKIMIRQGVTEEDVKETDRNRRSGLIVACYHGYVDVVMALSQCPYLDINWQDNEGNTALITAAQAGHVFISCYLLNYFPGLDIERRNCHGFTALMKAAMQGRPECVRALLLAGGDIRARDYGRRMTPREWALFTGRYETAKLMDQLMSKPCAEQFCDSFSLEWPMLEELVSRAQEKKSCWGNLIRRLPCCSFRFLINNKVNPIDNGVLDHMVRITTSLSSPFIATACRTVCPSSPPCIGKRRYAVQEILRRQRLAELKRLGPDRLNNYKRFFQNSRVLLVPKAKDRRASLQPQLLSEMAAASTVVIRRASLLPLNMLRRSSVRPGIVVPKVTLCKAPDPSFMPEKVKRRDNQSKLQIPKWDYKMKKIQKRQEEDRQRTFLFTRRK, encoded by the exons ATGGTGTTAATAGAAGAGGAGCAAAGGAAAGAATTAAAGGTTAAAAAGAATGGAGTGGCTGGAGGAGTTGGACATCACGAGGCCATGCACAACGCCAACAGAGTTTCCACGGAAACCACTGTCGTGTGTATCAACACCACAGATGAAGCAGGAAACGAGAGCGAGGTCTCTGGAcaagatgaggatgaggagacTGAAGCCGATTACACACGAAACTACTGGGAAGATGAGGACGATATCTATCAGGAGTTCGAGGAACTGGACTTTGAGGCCTTGCCGGACCGCTCAGATGCACAGAGCATCATATCCGACGATTCCTTTTACCCACCAGACAATTCTTATATTTCTCACATGTACCGCCCTCCGACTCCTGACAGTCCAGAGCCAATCTCCTTTTTCAAAGCCTGCTGCAACAACAATGCCATCATAGTCAAAATTATGATCAGACAAGGGGTGACCGAAGAGGATGTGAAGGAGACAGACAGAAACAGAAGA tcgGGTCTCATCGTTGCCTGTTACCATGGATACGTGGATGTGGTCATGGCCCTCTCTCAGTGCCCGTACCTGGATATAAACTGGCAGGACAATGAGGGCAACACTGCTCTGATTACAGCAGCTCAAGCAG GTCACGTCTTCATTTCCTGCTACCTCCTGAACTACTTCCCTGGTTTGGACATTGAGAGGAGGAACTGTCACGGCTTCACTGCGTTGATGAAGGCTGCCATGCAGGGCAGGCCTGAGTGTGTTAGAGCGCTCCTGCTGGCAG GAGGGGACATCCGGGCCCGGGACTACGGCCGTCGGATGACACCCAGGGAGTGGGCTCTTTTCACCGGTCGATATGAGACGGCCAAACTGATGGATCAGCTGATGTCAAAGCCCTGCGCCGAGCAGTTTTGTGACTCATTTTCTCTGGAGTGGCCCATGTTAGAG GAATTGGTGAGCAGGGCCCAAGAAAAGAAGAGCTGCTGGGGCAATCTCATCAGACGCCTGCCCTGTTGCTCTTTCAGGTTCTTGATTAACAACAAGGTAAATCCCATAGATAACGGTGTTCTTGACCACATGGTCCGGATTACTACGAGTCTATCCAGCCCCTTCATTGCCACGGCATGCCGTACAGTGTGCCCCAGCAGCCCACCGTGTATCGGGAAGCGGCGTTATGCTGTGCAGGAGATTCTAAGGAGACAAAGGTTGGCGGAGCTGAAGCGCCTCGGCCCAGACCGGCTCAACAACTACAAGAGATTTTTCCAGAACTCGCGGGTTCTCCTCGTTCCCAAAGCAAAGGACCGCAGGGCAAGCCTGCAGCCGCAACTGCTCAGTGAAATGGCTGCAGCCTCCACGGTGGTCATCAGACGAGCCAGCCTCCTGCCGCTCAACATGCTGAGAAGAAGCAGCGTGCGTCCAGGCATCGTGGTGCCAAAGGTGACACTCTGCAAGGCCCCCGACCCGAGCTTCATGCCGGAGAAGGTCAAGCGCAGGGACAACCAGAGTAAGCTGCAGATCCCCAAATGGGATTACAAGATGAAGAAAATACAGAAGAGGCAGGAGGAGGACAGACAAAGAACGTTTTTGTTTACAAGACGAAAGTAA
- the LOC101168653 gene encoding E3 ubiquitin-protein ligase MARCH6-like isoform X1 translates to MDTAEEADICRVCRSEGTQDKPLYHPCVCTGSIKFIHQECLLQWLKHSRKEYCELCKHRFAFTPIYSPDMPSRLPVQDIFAGLVTSIGTAIRYWFHYTLVAFAWLGVVPLTACRIYKCLFTGSVSSLLTLPLDMLSTQNLLADCLQGCFVVTCTLCAFISLVWLREQIVHGGAPQWLEQIPPPLVPNQPNGPAAANEDAGANAADDGQAAAAEPPPADPDPDGRPGDPHAAGNHREEAELDDDDGDDNGEDEDDEEEEEDGREDGADANNGGQEDLNWNALEWDRAAEELTWERMLGLDGSLVFLEHVFWVVSLNTLFILVFAFCPYHIGHFSVVGLGFEDYIKASHFDGLITTILGYILLAGALIACHALASLVKFQRSRRLLGVCYIVVKVSLLVVMEIGLFPLICGWWLDICSLEMFDASLKDREQSFDSAPGTTMFLHWLVGMVYVFYFASFILLLREVLRPGVLWFLRNLNDPDFNPVQEMIHLPIYRHLRRFVLSVVVFGSIVLLMLWLPIRIIKLLFPTFLPYNVMLYSDAPVSELSLELLLLQVVLPALLEQGHTRQWLKRLVHAWTYTAGYALDLHSYLLGDHEEEENQPNNIPDRQNNNRFPGLGEGLHAAHQAILQQGGPVGFQPYHRPPNFPLKIVLLVVFMCVTLLLASLICLTLPVFVGRWLMSLWMGSALVHELYTAASGLYVCWLSIRAATVLLSWMPQGRTVIMLKVHEWTLMIIKTVVIAVMLAGVIPLLLGLLFELVVVVPLRVPLDQTPLFYPWQDWALGVLHAKIIAAITLMGPQWWLKTVIEQVYANGIRNIDLHYIVRRLAAPVICVLLLSLCVPYTISKGITPLLGVQPEMQTLVERRIYPFLLMVVVLLAILSFQIRQFKRLYEHIKNDKYLVGQRLVNYERKAGRSTPTPAFNPPS, encoded by the exons ATGGACACCGCCGAAGAAG CTGACATTTGTCGAGTATGTCGGTCAGAGGGAACCCAGGACAAGCCTCTCTACCATCCTTGTGTTTGCACTGGCAGCATCAAATTTATCCATCAGGAGTG tttaCTGCAGTGGCTAAAGCATAGCAGAAAAGAATACTGTGAATTATGCAAACACAGGTTTGCATTTACACCAA TCTACTCTCCAGACATGCCATCCCGTTTGCCTGTCCAGGACATCTTTGCAGGGCTGGTCACCAGTATCGGAACTGCCATCAGATATTGGTTTCACTACACACTGGTTGCCTTTGCTTGGCTAGGTGTGGTTCCTCTCACAGCAT GTCGTATCTACAAATGTTTATTTACTGGCTCTGTGAGCTCACTTCTTACCCTGCCTTTAGACATGCTGTCAAC ACAGAACCTGCTCGCTGACTGCCTCCAGGGCTGTTTTGTGGTCACATGCACACTGTGTGCCTTCATCAGCCTTGTGTGGCTCAGAGAGCAGATTGTCCATGGTGGCGCCCCCCAGTGGTTAGAGCAGATCCCACCCCCCCTCGTTCCGAACCAGCCGAACGGCCCCGCGGCGGCTAACGAG GATGCTGGTGCTAACGCGGCCGATGACGGGCAGGCAGCAGCCGCCGAGCCGCCTCCTGCAGACCCAGATCCAGACGGACGGCCCGGCGACCCACACGCAGCTGGCAACCACAGAGAAGAAGCCGAGCTGGACGATGACGACGGAGACGATAATGGAGAAGATGAGGATgacgaagaagaagaggaagacggCAGGGAGGATGGTGCTGATGCCAACAATGGAGGGCAAG AAGATTTGAACTGGAATGCTTTAGAGTGGGACCGAGCAGCAGAAGAACTGACCTGGGAAAGA ATGCTGGGACTGGATGGCTCTTTAGTTTTCCTG GAGCATGTCTTCTGGGTGGTATCTCTCAACACACTCTTCATCTTGGTTTTTG CGTTTTGTCCATATCACATTGGCCATTTCTCAGTAGTTGGACTGGGTTTTGAAGACTAT ATCAAAGCTTCTCATTTCGACGGCCTCATCACTACGATACTGGGATACATCCTTCTAGCCGGAGCCCTGATTGCCTGCCAC GCTCTGGCATCTTTAGTGAAGTTCCAGCGGTCCAGACGCCTGCTGGGGGTCTGCTACATTGTCGTGAAG GTCTCCTTGCTGGTTGTCATGGAGATAGGCTTGTTTCCACTCATTTGTGGTTGGTGGCTGGACATTTGTTCTCTG GAGATGTTTGATGCCTCTCTTAAAGACAGAGAGCAGAGCTTCGACTCGGCTCCTGGCACCACCATGTTCCTCCACTGGCTGGTTGGCATGGTGTACGTCTTCTACTTTGCTTCCTTTATCCTTTTGCTCCGAGAG GTTCTCCGGCCTGGCGTTCTGTGGTTTTTGAGAAACCTAAACGATCCAGACTTCAATCCCGTGCAGGAAATGATCCACCTACCCATCTACCGCCACCTACGCAGATTCGTGCTCTCTGTG GTTGTGTTTGGATCCATCGTCCTGTTGATGCTTTGGCTTCCAATCAGGATCATCAAACTGCTTTTCCCAACCTTCCTTCCGTACAACGTAATGCTGTACAG CGATGCCCCGGTCAGCGAGCTGTccctggagctgctgctgctgcaggtggtCCTGCCAGCGCTGCTGGAGCAGGGCCACACTCGCCAGTGGCTCAAGCGCCTCGTCCACGCTTGGACGTACACGGCCGGATACGCGCT TGACCTTCACTCGTATTTGCTGGGGGATCacgaagaggaggagaaccaaccAAACAACATTCCCGATCGCCAGAACAACAATCGGTTCCCCGGTCTGGGAGAAGGGCTCCATGCTGCCCACCAGGCCATCTTACAGCAGGGTGGGCCCGTGGGGTTCCAGCCGTACCACCGGCCCCCCAACTTTCCCCTTAAG ATTGTTCTGCTTGTTGTCTTCATGTGTGTGACTCTGTTACTAGCAAGTCTCATCTGTCTCACACTGCCAG TGTTTGTGGGCCGCTGGTTGATGTCTCTCTGGATGGGCAGTGCGCTGGTTCATGAGCTGTACACAGCAGCCAGCGGCCTGTACGTCTGCTGGCTGTCCATTCGAGCGGCCACGGTGCTGCTGTCCTGGATGCCTCAGGGCCGGACCGTCATCATGCTCAAAGTGCATGAGTGGACGCTCATG ATCATCAAGACAGTAGTGATTGCTGTGATGCTGGCTGGGGTCATTCCTTTGCTCCTGGGTCTGCTGTTCGAGTTGGTTGTTGTCGTTCCTCTCCGAGTCCCTCTGGACCAAACGCCTCTTTTCTACCCCTGGCAG GACTGGGCCTTGGGAGTTCTTCATGCCAAAATCATTGCAGCCATAACACTGATGGGCCCTCAGTGGTGGCTCAAAACTGTCATTGAGCAG GTGTACGCCAACGGCATCAGGAACATCGACCTGCACTACATCGTGCGAAGGTTGGCAGCCCCGGTCATTTGTGTCCTTCTGCTATCCCTCTGTGTGCCGTACACCATCTCTAAAGGCATTACACCACTGCTGG GAGTGCAGCCAGAGATGCAGACACTGGTGGAGAGGAGAATCTACCCGTTCCTGCTGATGGTGGTCGTCCTGTTGGCCATCCTGTCCTTTCAGATCCGCCAGTTCAAACGCCTCTATGAGCACATCAAAAACGATAA ATACCTGGTCGGGCAGCGACTGGTCAACTACGAGAGGAAGGCGGGCCGGAGCACACCCACGCCTGCTTTCAACCCCCCCTCATAG
- the LOC101168653 gene encoding E3 ubiquitin-protein ligase MARCH6-like isoform X2, translated as MDTAEEADICRVCRSEGTQDKPLYHPCVCTGSIKFIHQECLLQWLKHSRKEYCELCKHRFAFTPIYSPDMPSRLPVQDIFAGLVTSIGTAIRYWFHYTLVAFAWLGVVPLTACRIYKCLFTGSVSSLLTLPLDMLSTQNLLADCLQGCFVVTCTLCAFISLVWLREQIVHGGAPQWLEQIPPPLVPNQPNGPAAANEDAGANAADDGQAAAAEPPPADPDPDGRPGDPHAAGNHREEAELDDDDGDDNGEDEDDEEEEEDGREDGADANNGGQDLNWNALEWDRAAEELTWERMLGLDGSLVFLEHVFWVVSLNTLFILVFAFCPYHIGHFSVVGLGFEDYIKASHFDGLITTILGYILLAGALIACHALASLVKFQRSRRLLGVCYIVVKVSLLVVMEIGLFPLICGWWLDICSLEMFDASLKDREQSFDSAPGTTMFLHWLVGMVYVFYFASFILLLREVLRPGVLWFLRNLNDPDFNPVQEMIHLPIYRHLRRFVLSVVVFGSIVLLMLWLPIRIIKLLFPTFLPYNVMLYSDAPVSELSLELLLLQVVLPALLEQGHTRQWLKRLVHAWTYTAGYALDLHSYLLGDHEEEENQPNNIPDRQNNNRFPGLGEGLHAAHQAILQQGGPVGFQPYHRPPNFPLKIVLLVVFMCVTLLLASLICLTLPVFVGRWLMSLWMGSALVHELYTAASGLYVCWLSIRAATVLLSWMPQGRTVIMLKVHEWTLMIIKTVVIAVMLAGVIPLLLGLLFELVVVVPLRVPLDQTPLFYPWQDWALGVLHAKIIAAITLMGPQWWLKTVIEQVYANGIRNIDLHYIVRRLAAPVICVLLLSLCVPYTISKGITPLLGVQPEMQTLVERRIYPFLLMVVVLLAILSFQIRQFKRLYEHIKNDKYLVGQRLVNYERKAGRSTPTPAFNPPS; from the exons ATGGACACCGCCGAAGAAG CTGACATTTGTCGAGTATGTCGGTCAGAGGGAACCCAGGACAAGCCTCTCTACCATCCTTGTGTTTGCACTGGCAGCATCAAATTTATCCATCAGGAGTG tttaCTGCAGTGGCTAAAGCATAGCAGAAAAGAATACTGTGAATTATGCAAACACAGGTTTGCATTTACACCAA TCTACTCTCCAGACATGCCATCCCGTTTGCCTGTCCAGGACATCTTTGCAGGGCTGGTCACCAGTATCGGAACTGCCATCAGATATTGGTTTCACTACACACTGGTTGCCTTTGCTTGGCTAGGTGTGGTTCCTCTCACAGCAT GTCGTATCTACAAATGTTTATTTACTGGCTCTGTGAGCTCACTTCTTACCCTGCCTTTAGACATGCTGTCAAC ACAGAACCTGCTCGCTGACTGCCTCCAGGGCTGTTTTGTGGTCACATGCACACTGTGTGCCTTCATCAGCCTTGTGTGGCTCAGAGAGCAGATTGTCCATGGTGGCGCCCCCCAGTGGTTAGAGCAGATCCCACCCCCCCTCGTTCCGAACCAGCCGAACGGCCCCGCGGCGGCTAACGAG GATGCTGGTGCTAACGCGGCCGATGACGGGCAGGCAGCAGCCGCCGAGCCGCCTCCTGCAGACCCAGATCCAGACGGACGGCCCGGCGACCCACACGCAGCTGGCAACCACAGAGAAGAAGCCGAGCTGGACGATGACGACGGAGACGATAATGGAGAAGATGAGGATgacgaagaagaagaggaagacggCAGGGAGGATGGTGCTGATGCCAACAATGGAGGGCAAG ATTTGAACTGGAATGCTTTAGAGTGGGACCGAGCAGCAGAAGAACTGACCTGGGAAAGA ATGCTGGGACTGGATGGCTCTTTAGTTTTCCTG GAGCATGTCTTCTGGGTGGTATCTCTCAACACACTCTTCATCTTGGTTTTTG CGTTTTGTCCATATCACATTGGCCATTTCTCAGTAGTTGGACTGGGTTTTGAAGACTAT ATCAAAGCTTCTCATTTCGACGGCCTCATCACTACGATACTGGGATACATCCTTCTAGCCGGAGCCCTGATTGCCTGCCAC GCTCTGGCATCTTTAGTGAAGTTCCAGCGGTCCAGACGCCTGCTGGGGGTCTGCTACATTGTCGTGAAG GTCTCCTTGCTGGTTGTCATGGAGATAGGCTTGTTTCCACTCATTTGTGGTTGGTGGCTGGACATTTGTTCTCTG GAGATGTTTGATGCCTCTCTTAAAGACAGAGAGCAGAGCTTCGACTCGGCTCCTGGCACCACCATGTTCCTCCACTGGCTGGTTGGCATGGTGTACGTCTTCTACTTTGCTTCCTTTATCCTTTTGCTCCGAGAG GTTCTCCGGCCTGGCGTTCTGTGGTTTTTGAGAAACCTAAACGATCCAGACTTCAATCCCGTGCAGGAAATGATCCACCTACCCATCTACCGCCACCTACGCAGATTCGTGCTCTCTGTG GTTGTGTTTGGATCCATCGTCCTGTTGATGCTTTGGCTTCCAATCAGGATCATCAAACTGCTTTTCCCAACCTTCCTTCCGTACAACGTAATGCTGTACAG CGATGCCCCGGTCAGCGAGCTGTccctggagctgctgctgctgcaggtggtCCTGCCAGCGCTGCTGGAGCAGGGCCACACTCGCCAGTGGCTCAAGCGCCTCGTCCACGCTTGGACGTACACGGCCGGATACGCGCT TGACCTTCACTCGTATTTGCTGGGGGATCacgaagaggaggagaaccaaccAAACAACATTCCCGATCGCCAGAACAACAATCGGTTCCCCGGTCTGGGAGAAGGGCTCCATGCTGCCCACCAGGCCATCTTACAGCAGGGTGGGCCCGTGGGGTTCCAGCCGTACCACCGGCCCCCCAACTTTCCCCTTAAG ATTGTTCTGCTTGTTGTCTTCATGTGTGTGACTCTGTTACTAGCAAGTCTCATCTGTCTCACACTGCCAG TGTTTGTGGGCCGCTGGTTGATGTCTCTCTGGATGGGCAGTGCGCTGGTTCATGAGCTGTACACAGCAGCCAGCGGCCTGTACGTCTGCTGGCTGTCCATTCGAGCGGCCACGGTGCTGCTGTCCTGGATGCCTCAGGGCCGGACCGTCATCATGCTCAAAGTGCATGAGTGGACGCTCATG ATCATCAAGACAGTAGTGATTGCTGTGATGCTGGCTGGGGTCATTCCTTTGCTCCTGGGTCTGCTGTTCGAGTTGGTTGTTGTCGTTCCTCTCCGAGTCCCTCTGGACCAAACGCCTCTTTTCTACCCCTGGCAG GACTGGGCCTTGGGAGTTCTTCATGCCAAAATCATTGCAGCCATAACACTGATGGGCCCTCAGTGGTGGCTCAAAACTGTCATTGAGCAG GTGTACGCCAACGGCATCAGGAACATCGACCTGCACTACATCGTGCGAAGGTTGGCAGCCCCGGTCATTTGTGTCCTTCTGCTATCCCTCTGTGTGCCGTACACCATCTCTAAAGGCATTACACCACTGCTGG GAGTGCAGCCAGAGATGCAGACACTGGTGGAGAGGAGAATCTACCCGTTCCTGCTGATGGTGGTCGTCCTGTTGGCCATCCTGTCCTTTCAGATCCGCCAGTTCAAACGCCTCTATGAGCACATCAAAAACGATAA ATACCTGGTCGGGCAGCGACTGGTCAACTACGAGAGGAAGGCGGGCCGGAGCACACCCACGCCTGCTTTCAACCCCCCCTCATAG